In Microbacterium sp. No. 7, the genomic window AACGCGTCGACGGCGGGCTGCTGCGCGCATGCCGCCTCGACGTCGTCGAGCAACCCCGCGGGTCCGCACGCGTACACGGCGGTGCCGCGCGGCAGGCCCGCGAGCTCGCGGTCGAGGGCGAGGCGCCCGTCGGCGCGCGACGCGTGGAGCGTGACCCGGTCGGGCGCCCACGCGCGCAGCACGTCGCCGTAGGCGAGGTCGTCCCGTGATCGCGCGGTGTAGATCACGCGCCACGGCCTGCCCGAGCGGCGCGCCTCGGCGGCGAGCGCGAGGATCGGCGTGATGCCGACGCCGGCGGCGACGAACACGTACTGCAGCGCGCGCACGAGGGGGAAGTGGTTGCGCGGGGGGCTGATCCACGTCTCGCTGCCCGGGGTGAGCGCGGCGCGCGCGGCGCGCGATCCGCCGCGCCCGTCGTCGCGGCGGTCGATCGCGACGCGATAGCTCGCGAGGTCGCCGGGGTCGGAGCAGAGCGAGTACTGCCGCACGAGCCCGTTCGAGAGCCCGGGACCGCCCGGCAGGCCGAGGTCGATGTGGGCGCCCGGGGTCCACGCGGGCAGGGGCGCGCCGTCGGCGGCGACGAGCACGAACTCGTCGATGCGGTCGGTCAGCCGGCGACGTTCGGCGATGCGGACGACGATGGCGTCCGGGGCGAGGTCGGGCGCCTCGGGGGCGGCGATGGTGAGGTCGAGCACGAAGATCTCCTGATGCGGATCTCCGTCATGCGGTCCAGTGGGGACGTCCCAGCCAAGGTCGTCAGTCGTCGGCCGCCGCCTGGACGATCAGCAGCCGTGCCACGCCGCCGTTGGTCACCCGTCGGCGGTGCGGCGTGCCGCCAGCGTAATAGAGGCTGTCGCCGGAACGCAATCGCACGACGTGATCGTCGCCGAGGTCGACCTCGACGTCGCCGGCGATGACGAAGATCCACTCGTCCTGCGGATGCACGTAGTACGGGCCGAACTC contains:
- a CDS encoding PDR/VanB family oxidoreductase; translated protein: MLDLTIAAPEAPDLAPDAIVVRIAERRRLTDRIDEFVLVAADGAPLPAWTPGAHIDLGLPGGPGLSNGLVRQYSLCSDPGDLASYRVAIDRRDDGRGGSRAARAALTPGSETWISPPRNHFPLVRALQYVFVAAGVGITPILALAAEARRSGRPWRVIYTARSRDDLAYGDVLRAWAPDRVTLHASRADGRLALDRELAGLPRGTAVYACGPAGLLDDVEAACAQQPAVDAFVERFSQRSLDTREDRPFEVSLALSGATFRVPPGCSVLEAVERRGVVVPSSCREGMCGTCETGVVSGEVDHRDSVLTPEERAENESMMICVSRCASGRLVLEL